One region of Methanobacterium sp. Maddingley MBC34 genomic DNA includes:
- a CDS encoding adenylyl cyclase CyaB, putative (PFAM: CYTH domain~TIGRFAM: adenylyl cyclase CyaB, putative), whose protein sequence is MIEVEVKARAPQDQGALEEKLVKIGAQRVGEEFQEDVYFNAPHRDFAQTDEALRIRKVTSGASEKIFITYKGAKMDEVSKTRKEIEVGVEDSHKVADIFQNLSFRPVATVRKNRIIYTLNDLIITLDEVHEVGNFVEIEKEIEEGNDTTEALDEIFATYSKIGIEYGFERRSYLELMGIH, encoded by the coding sequence ATGATAGAAGTGGAAGTTAAAGCCCGCGCACCCCAAGATCAGGGTGCATTGGAAGAAAAACTGGTTAAAATTGGTGCCCAGAGAGTTGGGGAGGAATTTCAGGAGGACGTTTATTTTAACGCACCTCATAGAGACTTTGCCCAGACTGATGAAGCCCTTAGAATAAGAAAAGTCACAAGTGGAGCTTCAGAAAAAATATTCATAACCTACAAGGGTGCCAAGATGGATGAAGTAAGTAAAACCAGGAAAGAAATTGAAGTAGGAGTGGAAGACTCTCATAAGGTTGCGGATATTTTCCAAAACCTCAGTTTCCGTCCAGTGGCAACAGTGCGAAAGAATCGAATCATTTACACCCTTAATGATCTGATTATAACCCTGGATGAAGTTCATGAAGTAGGTAATTTTGTAGAGATTGAAAAAGAAATTGAAGAAGGTAATGACACAACAGAAGCACTAGATGAGATTTTCGCCACCTATTCAAAGATAGGGATAGAATATGGTTTTGAAAGAAGATCTTATCTGGAACTGATGGGAATTCATTAA